From Bradyrhizobium symbiodeficiens, the proteins below share one genomic window:
- the paaX gene encoding phenylacetic acid degradation operon negative regulatory protein PaaX, producing MAHPLSRIIDQLKREPSRTGSIVITVFGDAIVPRGGSVWLGTLLEFFESLDIDAGVVRTAMSRLAADGWLTREKVGRNSFYRLADKGRQTFEAATRHIYDPPPSDWTGRFELLLIGSGEDRDASREALRNAGFGSPLPGVWVAPSGVPVPDEAAGAIRLEVSAEDDSGRRLLSASWPLDRTADAYLKFMKTFEPLRAALARGSELSEADAFTARILLIHHYRRVVLRDPLLPESLLPTNWPGRAARELCGEVYRALLPSSEQWLDGHGTNEKGPLPPARKLLERRFGG from the coding sequence ATGGCGCATCCGCTCTCCCGCATCATCGACCAGCTCAAGCGCGAGCCGTCGCGCACCGGCTCCATCGTCATCACCGTGTTCGGCGACGCCATCGTGCCGCGCGGCGGTTCGGTGTGGCTCGGTACGCTGCTGGAATTCTTCGAAAGTCTGGACATCGATGCCGGCGTGGTGCGCACCGCGATGTCGCGCCTTGCCGCCGACGGCTGGCTCACCCGCGAAAAGGTCGGCCGCAACAGCTTCTATCGCCTGGCCGACAAGGGGCGCCAGACGTTTGAGGCTGCGACGCGGCACATCTACGATCCGCCACCATCCGATTGGACCGGGCGCTTCGAGCTGCTGCTGATCGGCAGCGGGGAGGATCGTGACGCTTCGCGCGAAGCGCTCCGTAATGCCGGTTTCGGCAGTCCGCTGCCGGGCGTGTGGGTCGCGCCGTCGGGCGTGCCGGTGCCGGATGAAGCCGCAGGCGCGATCCGCCTCGAAGTCTCGGCAGAGGACGACAGCGGCCGTCGTCTGCTCAGTGCGAGCTGGCCGCTGGATCGCACCGCGGATGCCTATCTGAAATTCATGAAGACGTTCGAGCCGCTACGTGCCGCACTTGCGCGTGGCTCGGAGCTGTCCGAGGCCGACGCCTTCACCGCACGCATCCTCTTGATCCACCACTACCGCCGCGTCGTGCTGCGCGATCCGCTGTTGCCCGAAAGCCTGCTGCCGACGAACTGGCCGGGCAGGGCCGCACGGGAGCTGTGCGGCGAAGTCTATCGCGCGCTGCTTCCTTCCTCCGAACAATGGCTTGATGGACATGGAACCAACGAGAAGGGGCCATTGCCACCGGCCCGAAAGCTGCTGGAAAGGAGGTTCGGAGGCTGA
- a CDS encoding phasin, which translates to MTTETNTAFEGFKDAFKNIQNLEVPEAAREFVKKSANTAKDRAAEVFAGSERVTAAVENAVTESVTEAGKISRNIQQAIYDDAQAFFAGIDKLASAKSFSEAVEIQSSLLRSRGEVFVSRAKATADYVGQLAANSAKSAQDNFAKVYNKTA; encoded by the coding sequence ATGACCACTGAAACCAACACCGCTTTCGAGGGCTTCAAGGACGCTTTCAAGAACATCCAGAACCTGGAAGTTCCCGAGGCTGCCCGCGAGTTCGTCAAGAAGTCCGCCAACACCGCCAAGGACCGTGCTGCCGAGGTGTTCGCTGGCTCCGAGCGCGTGACCGCCGCCGTCGAGAACGCTGTGACCGAATCGGTCACCGAGGCCGGCAAGATCAGCCGCAACATCCAGCAGGCGATCTATGACGACGCCCAGGCGTTCTTCGCCGGCATCGACAAGCTTGCGTCCGCCAAGTCGTTCAGCGAGGCCGTCGAGATCCAGTCGAGCTTGCTCCGCTCCCGCGGCGAAGTGTTCGTCTCGCGCGCCAAGGCGACCGCGGACTACGTCGGCCAGCTCGCGGCCAACAGTGCCAAGTCCGCTCAGGACAATTTTGCCAAGGTCTACAACAAGACCGCCTGA
- a CDS encoding spermidine synthase: MIPWKKIDTAKIPGSDEELRLMQRGKEFSIKLGTNELMNNRLSGSEAALATLAAKQIEKVAKPVVLIGGLGMGFTLRAALTVLGPKAKIVVSELVPAVVAWARGPMAEVFGDSLDDARVSIREIDVGEVIRAKSSAFDAILLDVDNGPEGLTRKGNDALYSASGLGAAKMALRPGGVLAVWSSGPNPAFNKRLKRAGFDVNEVTVRATGRGGGARHVIWMAKKS; the protein is encoded by the coding sequence ATGATTCCCTGGAAAAAAATCGACACCGCCAAAATTCCCGGCTCCGACGAAGAGCTTCGCTTGATGCAGCGGGGCAAGGAGTTCTCCATCAAGCTCGGCACCAACGAGCTGATGAACAACCGGCTGTCGGGCTCGGAGGCTGCACTCGCAACGCTCGCGGCGAAGCAGATCGAGAAGGTCGCAAAGCCTGTCGTCCTGATCGGCGGCCTCGGCATGGGCTTTACGCTGCGTGCAGCGCTGACCGTGCTCGGGCCCAAGGCGAAGATCGTGGTCTCGGAGCTCGTGCCCGCAGTGGTCGCCTGGGCGCGAGGCCCGATGGCTGAGGTCTTCGGCGATAGCCTTGATGATGCCAGGGTCAGCATCCGCGAGATCGATGTCGGCGAAGTCATCCGTGCCAAGAGTTCGGCCTTCGACGCCATTCTCCTCGACGTTGACAACGGGCCGGAGGGGCTGACCCGGAAGGGCAATGATGCGCTCTACAGCGCGAGCGGGCTGGGCGCGGCGAAGATGGCGTTACGGCCGGGCGGGGTGCTCGCCGTCTGGTCGTCGGGACCCAATCCCGCCTTCAACAAGCGCCTCAAGCGCGCCGGCTTTGATGTCAATGAAGTCACGGTCCGCGCCACCGGCAGGGGCGGTGGCGCGCGACACGTGATCTGGATGGCGAAGAAGAGCTAG
- a CDS encoding esterase/lipase family protein: MTASAQTLRAPSKTLMFLEGRAIHEFGAFLGALPLLSLAPRGDGHPVLVLPGLVASDASTGALRTFLGSKGYPVSGWRQGRNYGLRDGVQHAMVDLVEELNDTHGRKISLVGWSLGGLYARQLAKMMPERVRQVITLGSPFAGNPRSTNAWRVYEWASGQKSDEVDPEFGGELAAPPPVPTTAIFSRTDGVCAWQGCMEKKGAQTESIEVESSHCGMGHHPAVVYAVADRLAQKEGQWRPFDRSGWRGLAYPDPHR, encoded by the coding sequence ATGACCGCTTCTGCCCAGACGCTGCGTGCGCCGTCCAAAACTCTGATGTTTTTGGAAGGGCGTGCGATCCATGAGTTCGGCGCGTTCCTGGGCGCACTACCTCTGTTGAGTCTTGCGCCGCGTGGCGACGGGCATCCGGTGCTCGTGCTGCCGGGCCTCGTGGCCTCGGACGCCTCCACGGGCGCGCTACGCACGTTCCTGGGCAGCAAAGGCTATCCGGTGAGCGGCTGGCGCCAGGGCCGCAATTACGGCCTGCGTGACGGTGTACAGCACGCGATGGTCGATCTGGTCGAGGAGCTCAACGACACCCATGGCCGCAAGATCAGCCTGGTCGGCTGGAGCCTCGGTGGCCTCTATGCGCGTCAGCTCGCCAAGATGATGCCCGAGCGCGTCCGTCAGGTGATCACGCTCGGCAGTCCTTTTGCGGGCAATCCCCGTTCGACCAATGCCTGGCGCGTCTATGAATGGGCGAGCGGGCAGAAGTCCGACGAGGTCGATCCCGAGTTCGGCGGCGAGCTTGCCGCTCCGCCGCCGGTACCGACCACGGCCATCTTCAGCCGCACCGACGGCGTCTGCGCCTGGCAGGGCTGCATGGAGAAGAAGGGTGCGCAGACGGAGAGCATCGAGGTCGAGAGCAGCCATTGCGGCATGGGGCACCATCCGGCCGTGGTCTATGCGGTCGCCGACCGCCTCGCGCAGAAGGAGGGCCAGTGGCGCCCCTTCGACCGCAGCGGCTGGCGTGGCCTGGCGTATCCCGATCCGCATCGGTAG
- the paaB gene encoding 1,2-phenylacetyl-CoA epoxidase subunit PaaB has translation MATPNTPLWEVFIRSRNGLAHKHVGSLHASDATMALQAARDIYTRRGEGLSIWVVPSSAITASDPAEKGMMFEPAESKIYRHPTFYEVPEEVGHM, from the coding sequence ATGGCCACGCCGAACACGCCGCTGTGGGAAGTCTTCATTCGCAGTCGCAACGGGCTCGCGCACAAGCATGTGGGATCGCTGCATGCGAGTGACGCCACCATGGCCCTGCAGGCCGCCCGCGACATCTACACCCGCCGCGGCGAGGGCCTGTCGATCTGGGTCGTGCCGTCGAGCGCGATCACCGCCAGCGATCCTGCTGAGAAGGGCATGATGTTCGAGCCGGCGGAATCGAAGATCTACCGGCATCCGACCTTCTACGAGGTGCCCGAGGAAGTGGGGCATATGTGA
- the paaC gene encoding 1,2-phenylacetyl-CoA epoxidase subunit PaaC encodes MATANIQVSETPLVLYALRRADDALILGHRLSEWCGHAPMLEEDMALSNIALDLIGQARELYTYASKVEGRDNDEDKLAYLRDVRQYRNLLLVEQPNGDFSQTLVRQFFYSAFADLYWRAMMDSRDTTLAAIAAKSEKESAYHVRHASEWLIRLGDGTDESHARAQAAVDHLWAFTGEMFAVDDGERALIHAGIAIDPGTLRGRWLQTLSNVASEATLVLPQNDWMQQGGRAGRHSEHLGHLLSELQSMQRTFPGLTW; translated from the coding sequence ATGGCGACCGCCAACATCCAGGTCTCCGAAACGCCGTTGGTGCTCTACGCGCTGCGCCGTGCCGACGATGCGTTGATCCTCGGCCACCGGCTGTCGGAATGGTGCGGGCATGCGCCGATGCTGGAAGAGGACATGGCCCTCTCCAACATCGCGCTCGACCTGATCGGCCAGGCGCGCGAGCTCTATACCTATGCGAGCAAGGTCGAGGGGAGGGACAACGACGAGGACAAGCTCGCTTACTTGCGCGACGTCAGGCAATACCGCAATTTGCTGCTGGTGGAGCAGCCCAACGGCGATTTTTCCCAGACGCTGGTGCGGCAGTTCTTCTATTCGGCTTTCGCGGATCTCTACTGGCGCGCGATGATGGATTCGCGCGATACGACGCTCGCGGCCATTGCCGCCAAGTCGGAGAAGGAGAGCGCCTATCATGTGCGCCACGCTTCGGAGTGGCTCATCCGGCTCGGCGACGGTACCGATGAGAGTCATGCCCGCGCGCAAGCCGCGGTCGATCACCTCTGGGCCTTCACCGGCGAGATGTTTGCCGTCGATGACGGCGAGCGCGCCCTGATCCATGCGGGTATTGCGATCGATCCCGGCACCTTGCGCGGTCGCTGGTTGCAGACGCTTTCCAACGTCGCCAGCGAAGCCACACTGGTCTTGCCGCAAAACGACTGGATGCAGCAAGGCGGCCGCGCGGGCCGGCACAGCGAACATCTCGGCCATCTCCTGTCCGAGCTGCAATCGATGCAGCGCACGTTCCCGGGGCTGACATGGTGA
- the paaA gene encoding 1,2-phenylacetyl-CoA epoxidase subunit PaaA: MYTQALNTAETDDRGLEDAAKAALFQARIDAEERIEPNDWMPAAYRKTLTRQISQHAHSEIVGMLPEGNWVTRAPTLRRKAALLAKVQDECGHGLYLYAAAETLGSSREELVDAMLAGKAKYSSIFNYPTLTWADIGTIGWLVDGAAIMNQIPLCRCSYGPYARAMIRVCKEESFHQRQGYEIMLTLCRGSDEQKAMAQDALNRWWWPVLMMFGPPDATSQHSDTSTKWKIKRFSNDELRQKFVDATVPQAHYLGLTIPDPGMTQDAEGHWRYSEIDWTEFKQVLAGNGPCNRDRMAARRKAHDEGAWVREAAAAFAVKRAQRQTAQAAE, encoded by the coding sequence ATGTATACCCAGGCGCTGAACACGGCCGAGACCGATGATCGCGGTCTTGAGGACGCGGCCAAGGCTGCGCTATTCCAGGCCCGGATCGATGCCGAGGAACGCATCGAGCCGAACGACTGGATGCCAGCGGCCTATCGCAAGACGCTCACTCGCCAAATCTCCCAGCACGCCCATTCCGAGATCGTCGGTATGCTACCGGAGGGCAACTGGGTCACCCGTGCGCCGACCCTGCGCCGCAAGGCCGCGCTGCTCGCCAAGGTGCAGGACGAGTGCGGCCACGGGCTCTATCTCTATGCCGCCGCCGAGACGCTCGGCTCCTCGCGCGAAGAGCTGGTCGACGCCATGCTCGCGGGCAAAGCCAAATATTCCTCGATCTTCAACTACCCGACGCTGACCTGGGCCGACATCGGCACCATCGGCTGGCTGGTCGACGGCGCCGCGATCATGAACCAGATCCCGCTGTGCCGCTGCTCCTACGGCCCCTATGCCCGCGCGATGATCCGGGTCTGCAAGGAGGAATCGTTCCACCAGCGTCAGGGCTACGAGATCATGCTGACGCTGTGCCGCGGCTCGGACGAGCAGAAGGCGATGGCGCAGGATGCGCTGAACCGATGGTGGTGGCCGGTGCTGATGATGTTCGGCCCGCCCGACGCCACGAGCCAGCACAGCGACACCTCGACGAAGTGGAAGATCAAGCGCTTCTCCAATGACGAACTGCGCCAGAAGTTCGTCGATGCCACCGTGCCGCAGGCGCACTATCTCGGCCTCACCATTCCCGATCCCGGTATGACGCAGGATGCCGAGGGGCATTGGCGCTACAGCGAGATCGACTGGACCGAGTTCAAGCAGGTGCTCGCCGGTAACGGCCCCTGCAATCGCGACCGCATGGCCGCGCGCCGCAAGGCGCACGACGAGGGCGCATGGGTACGCGAAGCCGCCGCCGCCTTTGCGGTGAAGCGCGCGCAGCGCCAGACCGCACAAGCCGCGGAATAG
- a CDS encoding alpha/beta fold hydrolase, with amino-acid sequence MNAHQPPQTVRANGIDICYEIFGNDNAEPLLLIMGLGAQMIHWDDAFCVQLAARGFRVIRFDNRDIGKSSHLTGGKRLTPLELLKLRFLRIPVAATYKLIDMAKDTVGLMDALSIRSAHLVGASMGGMIAQEVTLSFPHRVRSLTSIMSTTGNPRVPPPTREAAAMLMAPPPRSKEEFIVRYGQTWKVLRAGHFPEEEALDPERAERVFARGLNPAGVGRQLRAVLASGSRKERLHAVQTPTLVIHGTVDPLVRPEGGKDTAASIPNAKLLMIDGMGHALPMRFWPEIIGAIDKHAHGAAAQAA; translated from the coding sequence GTGAACGCCCATCAGCCGCCTCAGACCGTCCGCGCCAACGGCATCGACATCTGCTACGAGATCTTTGGCAACGACAATGCGGAACCGCTGCTGCTGATCATGGGGCTCGGGGCGCAGATGATCCATTGGGACGATGCGTTCTGCGTGCAGCTTGCCGCACGCGGCTTCCGCGTGATCCGCTTCGACAATCGCGACATCGGCAAGTCGAGCCATCTGACGGGCGGCAAGCGGTTGACGCCGCTCGAGCTGCTGAAGCTGCGCTTCCTCAGGATTCCCGTCGCCGCAACGTACAAGCTGATCGACATGGCGAAAGACACGGTCGGGCTGATGGATGCGCTCAGCATCAGATCGGCGCATCTGGTCGGGGCGTCCATGGGAGGCATGATCGCGCAGGAGGTCACGTTGTCGTTTCCCCACCGTGTCCGCTCACTGACATCGATCATGTCGACGACAGGCAATCCGCGCGTGCCGCCGCCGACGCGCGAGGCCGCCGCAATGCTGATGGCGCCGCCACCGCGCAGCAAGGAGGAGTTCATCGTCCGCTACGGCCAGACCTGGAAGGTGTTGCGCGCCGGACATTTCCCGGAGGAGGAAGCGCTCGACCCTGAACGCGCCGAGCGCGTGTTCGCGCGCGGGCTCAATCCGGCCGGCGTCGGCCGCCAGCTCCGCGCCGTGCTCGCCTCCGGCAGCCGCAAGGAGCGGCTGCATGCCGTGCAGACGCCGACACTCGTCATTCACGGCACCGTCGATCCGCTGGTGCGGCCGGAGGGCGGCAAGGACACGGCGGCGTCAATTCCGAACGCAAAGCTGCTGATGATCGACGGCATGGGCCACGCGCTTCCGATGCGGTTCTGGCCGGAGATCATCGGCGCCATCGACAAGCACGCGCATGGCGCGGCGGCGCAGGCGGCCTAG
- a CDS encoding GNAT family N-acetyltransferase, whose product MSEQRSYPRHVKTDAGDIEIRLMSPADEAAVLAFGKGLPTHDLLFLPRNISEPKVLSAWVKEIERGAITSLLAVRDGKVVGCGTLVRDPHSWSPHVGEIRMVVSLHVRGKGVGRALSQETFALALGAGLEKLSVQMTVDQQAAIAVFESLGFKAEALLRDHVRDIDGKTHDIVVLGHNIAQVQAQMEAYGLPGAVQH is encoded by the coding sequence ATGAGCGAGCAGCGTTCCTATCCGCGTCACGTCAAGACCGACGCCGGCGATATCGAGATTCGCCTGATGTCGCCCGCGGACGAAGCCGCGGTGCTCGCCTTCGGCAAAGGCCTGCCGACCCACGATTTGTTGTTTCTTCCGCGCAACATCAGCGAGCCGAAGGTGCTGTCGGCCTGGGTCAAGGAGATTGAGCGGGGCGCGATCACGAGCCTGCTTGCGGTCAGGGACGGCAAGGTCGTCGGCTGCGGCACGCTGGTGCGCGATCCGCACTCGTGGTCGCCCCATGTCGGCGAGATCCGCATGGTGGTCTCGCTCCACGTTCGCGGGAAGGGGGTGGGGCGGGCGCTGTCGCAGGAGACCTTCGCGCTCGCGCTCGGCGCGGGCCTGGAAAAACTCTCGGTCCAGATGACGGTCGACCAGCAGGCCGCGATCGCCGTTTTCGAGAGCCTCGGTTTCAAGGCAGAAGCATTGCTGCGAGACCACGTCCGGGACATCGACGGCAAGACCCACGACATCGTCGTGCTCGGCCACAACATCGCGCAGGTCCAGGCCCAGATGGAGGCTTATGGCCTGCCGGGCGCCGTCCAGCACTAG
- a CDS encoding DUF445 domain-containing protein: MTPRTFSFDTPGDAERAAELRRVKTLATMVLASTLALFVAAKLLLPVHPVFGFIAAFAEAATIGGLADWYAVVALFKRPLGLPIPHTAIIQSNQARIADKLGEFIQVHFLSADPVEAKLKEIDFGSFVADWLRDRKRSDDLARFALRLLPEAVSATESSGLMTFIIRRMSSQLQAIDLAPLAAGTLRGFVAEGRHQILFDDLLRVMHETLNQTETMGMIREKVRAELPTLLRLYRADKFLVNKIVASATAFFNEVRSDPKHPFRGEFDRMVLSFVDRLGTDQAYIDRIDGLKRDLLARPELADLARTVWANTRTFIERSASGETQVLQHHLAGMFAAAGEALAGDVELRGEINKGLVTVLRSFVADQKSGVSIFISDQVKAWDMAQLISLIEINIGRDLQYIRFNGSLIGGLAGLALYSVEFLLRWL, from the coding sequence ATGACACCACGCACTTTCTCCTTCGACACCCCAGGCGATGCCGAACGCGCGGCCGAACTGCGCCGCGTCAAGACGCTGGCGACAATGGTGCTGGCTTCGACGCTTGCCCTGTTCGTCGCCGCGAAGTTGCTGCTTCCCGTGCACCCCGTGTTCGGCTTCATCGCGGCCTTCGCGGAAGCGGCAACCATCGGCGGCCTCGCCGACTGGTATGCCGTCGTCGCGCTGTTCAAGCGGCCGCTTGGCTTGCCTATCCCGCATACCGCGATCATCCAGAGCAACCAGGCCCGCATCGCCGACAAGCTCGGCGAGTTCATCCAGGTGCATTTCCTCTCGGCAGATCCCGTAGAGGCCAAGCTGAAGGAGATCGATTTCGGCTCCTTCGTCGCCGACTGGCTGCGCGATCGTAAGCGCAGCGATGATTTGGCGCGCTTCGCGCTGCGCTTGTTGCCGGAAGCCGTCTCGGCAACCGAGAGCTCGGGCCTGATGACCTTCATCATTCGCCGCATGTCTTCGCAGCTGCAGGCGATCGACCTTGCGCCGCTTGCGGCCGGCACGCTGCGTGGCTTCGTGGCGGAGGGGCGCCACCAGATCCTGTTCGACGATCTCCTGCGCGTGATGCACGAGACGCTGAACCAGACAGAGACGATGGGGATGATCCGCGAGAAGGTGCGCGCGGAATTGCCGACCCTGCTCAGGCTTTATCGTGCCGACAAGTTTCTGGTGAACAAGATCGTGGCCTCCGCCACCGCCTTCTTCAACGAGGTGCGCAGCGATCCCAAGCATCCGTTCCGCGGCGAGTTCGATCGTATGGTGCTGAGCTTCGTCGACCGGCTCGGCACCGACCAGGCGTATATCGACCGGATCGACGGGCTGAAGCGCGATCTGCTGGCGCGGCCCGAGCTTGCCGATCTCGCCCGCACCGTCTGGGCCAACACGCGCACCTTCATTGAACGCAGCGCGAGTGGCGAGACACAGGTGCTTCAGCATCATCTCGCCGGAATGTTCGCGGCTGCCGGTGAAGCCCTCGCGGGCGATGTTGAGCTGCGCGGCGAGATCAACAAGGGGCTGGTCACGGTGCTGCGCAGCTTCGTCGCCGACCAGAAGAGCGGCGTTTCGATCTTCATCTCCGACCAGGTCAAGGCGTGGGACATGGCGCAGTTGATTTCGCTGATCGAAATCAACATCGGGCGTGACCTGCAATACATCCGCTTCAACGGCTCGCTGATCGGCGGCCTCGCCGGGCTCGCGCTCTACTCCGTAGAATTCCTGCTTCGATGGCTGTGA
- a CDS encoding PHA/PHB synthase family protein, which yields MNAPTGLDFASIPERIQSEVQRAIQRSIKGVEYFSTSGPSLGSTPKDVLHSRGTMNLYHYRPMSDEIYRVPVLIVMATTNRGYILDLVPGQSFIEFLLKRGYDVYMLDWSAPRPEEKSLRMEDYVLDFIPDCVRRVQADSGEQDVSVVGYCFGGVLSLLYGAIHADGPMKNLICFTTPIDFREMKLFSNFSDRRYFDVDRLVDSVGNVPPEMILSSFEMLRPASRTVSQIQLWENIWNDEFVKSYRMFDRWATDTLPLAGEYFRTITKDLMWDNKLLNNTMSVGGRAAKLEDIKVPFLHAVAEHDHIVPYEAAKHLIAKIGSADKEEVMLKGGHVSLVAGANAVKRLWPKLDSWLGKRST from the coding sequence GTGAACGCGCCGACGGGACTCGATTTCGCATCCATCCCGGAGCGCATCCAGAGCGAGGTCCAGCGCGCGATCCAGCGCAGCATCAAGGGCGTAGAATATTTCTCGACCTCGGGCCCGTCGCTGGGTTCGACGCCGAAGGATGTGCTGCATTCACGCGGCACCATGAATCTCTATCACTATCGGCCGATGTCGGACGAGATCTATCGCGTGCCGGTGCTGATCGTGATGGCCACCACCAACCGCGGCTACATCCTCGACCTCGTGCCCGGGCAGAGCTTCATCGAGTTCCTGCTCAAGCGCGGTTACGACGTCTACATGCTCGACTGGAGCGCGCCGCGGCCGGAGGAGAAGAGCCTGCGGATGGAGGACTACGTCCTCGACTTCATCCCGGATTGCGTTCGCCGCGTGCAAGCCGATTCCGGCGAGCAGGACGTTTCCGTCGTCGGCTATTGCTTCGGCGGCGTGCTGTCGCTGCTGTACGGCGCGATCCACGCGGACGGGCCGATGAAGAATTTGATCTGCTTCACCACGCCGATCGACTTCCGCGAGATGAAGCTGTTCTCGAATTTCTCCGACCGCCGCTATTTCGACGTCGACCGCCTCGTCGACAGTGTCGGCAACGTGCCGCCGGAGATGATCCTGTCCTCGTTCGAGATGCTGCGCCCGGCCTCGCGCACCGTCAGCCAAATTCAGCTCTGGGAGAACATCTGGAACGACGAGTTCGTCAAATCCTACCGCATGTTCGACCGTTGGGCGACCGACACGCTGCCGCTGGCCGGCGAGTATTTTCGCACCATCACCAAAGACCTGATGTGGGACAACAAGCTGTTGAACAACACCATGTCGGTCGGCGGCCGCGCCGCCAAGCTCGAGGATATCAAGGTGCCGTTCCTGCACGCGGTCGCCGAGCACGATCACATCGTGCCGTATGAGGCCGCCAAGCACCTGATCGCGAAGATTGGATCTGCGGACAAGGAAGAGGTGATGCTGAAGGGCGGTCACGTCTCGCTCGTCGCCGGCGCCAACGCCGTGAAGCGGCTGTGGCCGAAACTGGATTCCTGGCTGGGAAAGAGATCGACATGA